A region of the Ranitomeya imitator isolate aRanImi1 chromosome 5, aRanImi1.pri, whole genome shotgun sequence genome:
CACATAAACTGTTAGCAGAAGAGATGTTAAGATCATCGAAAAAAGATGAATGGTGAAAGGTAAGCAGGATGCAGACATCAGTAAAAGACTAAAAAGAGTCATTCAAGCACATAAAGAACTTTATTGCCAAAAGATAAGTATAGAGATAGAAAGCGAACATCTGATGTAAAATAGAGATGACAGTTTCACCATAGAGTCAGAATGTTGAAAGACCCCAACAGGAACAGACTATCTGAGCCAGAACAGATCAAGGAAAGATGGAAAGTATACCAGGAGCACCTCTACAAAAATGACTCCATAATATGGGAAGACTGGAAATGGCAAATTGATCATCTTGAAAGAAAGTAGTCGCTGCGATAGGTCATCTGTCAAAAAACAAAGCACCTGAATGTGACAATATTCCAACAGAGTTAATAAAGTCTTCTGAAGCAGCAGCTGATATCATCACGTCTGTGTCAACCGATCTGGACAACTAGTTAATGGCCCAAGGACTGGACAAGATCAGTGTTTATTTCTACTATGAAGAAAGGAAATGCTAGCAACAGTGGAAACTATGAGACTATTGTGCTCACGCCTCATACCAGCTACATACTACTGCAGATCCTACAAAGATGGCTACAGCCTTACTTTGAAAAAGAACTGCCAGAGGAgcaagcaggattcagaaaaggcagaTGATCAAGAGTTGTAATTGCTAACATTAGATGGATAATGGTAAAGGCCATAGAACAACAAGGAGATTATTTTTCATGCTTTGATTACAGCAAAGCCTAGGACTGTGTTGATCACCAGAAACTTTGGAATCTCATGAAGAGTATGGGTGTGAAGATCCATCTGATCAGCCTCATTAAGAACCTTTACATCAACCAGAAAGCAATAGTCCCGAGGAACACAGCGACATGACATGGTTCAGCGTAAAGAGGCGCCAGACAAGCCTGCAtcctgtcaccatttctcttcaatttatatgcagaagctATTCAGGATGGTTGGACTTGTCAAAGAAATTAAAATTGCTGGACAAATTATCAAACATATTCAATATGCAGACAATACAACATTGATAGAAACAagcgtagatggaatgaaggacttattataGAGTGTCAAGAAGAAAAAGCTCGAGCATGGGACTTCTACTCAATACAAAGAAGACAAGATGGACTACTGCCAGGTATAACCAGGACACATGAGATGGATGGAGACTAACTGAAAGTTGTAAAAGACTTCAACCTACTCACTGGAAGTCAATAGAATGgcgatgggcaaatcaacaatgaagtcacagcGCAAGGTCTTCAAATTGAGAAACATTTCACTGGTGACAGACAGCACGTATATAGTCTGTTTTCTGCAGTAACATATGGATGCAGAACATGGACAATAAAGAAGAATCAAGGCCTTCAAATTGTGGTGCTGGAGAAGTATGTTAACACCAAGGATGACAAGAAGAATAAACAAATCAATTTCAGAACAAATCAAGCCAGTCATGTCACTAAGCAAGGTTCGCAAAGATATGACTAGccaactttggacacatcatacgcaaATATCAgtaactggagaaggacatcatcagaacagaaggaacaaggtgaagaggaataTCAGCAaaccgatggcttgatacaatcaagataatggtgaagaccctggtggacctaagcttgcacaagattgatcttagTACAGAGCCTTCATTCATCAAGATGCCATAGCTCCAGATCGCGCTAAAGGCCATTAAATAACTAAGGAATTATAAGCTTTGCATATAACTGAGGTTACCATCTCCCTATGCTGACAACTATACCAGGCTGCTCTCCTGACCTGTGTATTCACTTCACTACTGAAGATCACATCTCCACCCAACTGTGCATTTCATATTGTGCTCCCTCAATGCTGAGCCTCATACTGGTTCCTTTACCTACTATCCCCTGCAATTTCATTACCCTCCAATTATTCAGTGCTTTAACTACAGGTTGTAATTATAGACAGCAAGAAATACATATACTTTTGACCAATTCATACTGCTGGCATGACGACCTATTGACTGCACTTGTCAGCTTCATAATTTAAGATTGCCTCAAGTTAACTAGAAGGTGGAGCACTTTGATCTATAAAGATGTAACAGGGTTCTCCACCATAACATGAATTTTCATATTAACAAAGTTCATATTTTGTTGGGAGACTTCATTCATTAAAAGAAAAGAGCATGCAGCACTATTCTTGCCAACCAAGCAAGTCGAATCTTCACAGGACCTTTATAGGCCAATGGATCGGCAGGGTTAGCATCTGTATGCCATATGTGCTAAAGTGCTGTAGCTGCAGGTGCAAAAAAGGAAACCATACTagtgtgaattaaaaaaaaaaaaaaaaaaaaaaagggtattaATTCGTCAGTCAGAAGAGACCCCTGCAGACATGGTCTACTCTAGAGCTTCATCAGACATACATATAATTGAATATAACATGCTGAGTAGAAGTTAAGAAGTTGTCCAGGATGGATAATATCAGACTGGTGGGGGTGAGACACTGGACACCCCCACGGTCAGCTGTACTCAGTTGTTGAActacacagctccatcaactgcaTAGTGGCCGTAGCCactgcacatctgccccctatTGATGTGAATAGGGAGTGGCTGATTTGCAGAACCCATCAGTGGCTACTACGGTATGCGgttattcaaaaaagattaccgcacactcaagactggtaagatgcaaaaggtgtatgccaattttattgaagaaaaaaaaagaagtggttgccacattcatatgcatttgaaatagacaaaaacccgacgtttcgaccctcccgggtcttactcatggggttactcaagtcctttaacatagatgcataatagtggcagtggtagggggtgtacgaccgatcccttgttaaggcacaacctcataataaagccagtccgggcagaagtgtcccgggagcacagaatctgggtggtgagggccgttagataCCTAGggggtctgaaaagggtccctgggaggattagtgGCGCATCCCGcaccttgctgcgatgtcctgggggggggggggggggggggtcatcctATCCTTGTACCAAGACTTCTAGGAGAGatgtacaggggttggacaaaataatgtaaacatctaacgttttggcatcataatcttcaaacatgtgataaacatgcaaaccgtaacatatggtaatgttttattagtttgtgttatgtgatatgtgtatgtaaattaactgtttgttgtacataattgtaagaacattgatgaaaACCTAAAACCATTGGCAGACCTCtcagattttcaaagaggccaaattgttggtgcttctatggcaggcgctagtgtaacagtaAGTGACCGAATGCTTGgtgtgtcaagaggtactgtctccaaagtaatgactgcgtttgaaagagaaggaaaaatgtccgcagcaaagcacaggtccggacAAAAGTCAAAGTTGACAGAGATagtcggactctaaagcgaattttgagagaggatcgcaagaccacggctccgaaaatcagtgctgagctcaatgaacacctacagaacccagtttccacgaaaactatttatcgggagctgcacaaatctggattccacgaaaaagctgcaattagaaaaccgctgctctcaatgacaaatgtttccaagcgtttagagtggtgtagaaacctccagaattggtccctcgagcagcggaaacatgtgatattctcagacgtttaccctatttccgacaTCTGGCCGAGTGTACATTTGGAGACAGccaaaagaagcattccatccagactgccttctcccaaccggaAAACATtgcggaggttctgtgatgatctggggtgccaTTTCGTGGAGATCtgccgggccaatgatatcccttcatggaagaattaacagctaagattatttaggcattttgggcaaccaagtgcatccaatggttcaagcactgttcccgaaggggaacgccatctttcaggatgataatgcaccaattcatacagctagaatcgttaaagcatggcacgaggaacattctaatgaagttgagcatctcatctggcccccacaatccccagacctcaacattgagcatttatggtcgattttagagattcaagttagacgtcgatttccgccgccatcgtcgctcaaagaactggagggcgttttaaagggaacctgtcacctgaatttggtgggactggttttgggtcatatgggcggagttttcgggtgtttgattcaccctttccttaccccctggctgcatgctggccgcaatattggattgaagttcattctctgtcctccgtagtacacgcctgcgcaaggcaagttcctttggaaacaattcacaccttgtataaaTCCATACTTCGGAGAATTGaaggctgtaatcgccgcaaaaggtggacctacaccatattaaactaacttttgttgatgtttccagggtgtttcccattattttgtccaacccctgtatttCTGCTGTGAGAATTAGAAATAGTGAGTCTCCTCTGTGGTGGAGAACGGACACCCCAAATCTTCCCTGCTGCCAATGTAAGAGGTCTGTGGGAAGCTGAGGGACTACAAATCACAGGAAAAATGCAAGACCCCTCAACTTAGGTGAGCAATGGATACACTGGCAGCAGTAAATATTTGGGGGCTGTAGTCTATGTAACATTATGGAATGAGGCAATAGCCATGTTTGCTTTTCGGTAGGTAAATCCACAATGGCAAGGCCCAGAAAGTTTTACCTCACACCGGACACAAtgtacagtaaggctatgtgcacacgttcaggatttctcgcagaaaattcctgagaaaaagcggacattttctgcaagaaatccgcaagaaaactgcatgcgtttGCCGCTTTTTTtccccggacacttcccaatgcattttgtagtgggaaatccgcaaaaaaaaaaaaaaaacgcaaaattaatgaacatgctgcagtttttaccacaatgcgtttttttgcggaaaaaaacgcatcatgttcacaaaacatgcggaattcattctaaatgatgggatgcttattgtatgctttttttgcggttttatagcgttttaatcgggaaaaaacgcgaaaaaaaacgcaacgtgtccaCAAAGCCTAATACACACCTGGCACTTGTCTCCTCAAACAATCAGGTTTTGTTGTTTTCCTGTGCACAGCTATAGATTACACCACAAAACTGATAGCAGGAAGCGTCATTTTACCTCAGGAAATAAAGACATTTCCAGCAGGCCGTCAGGAAGGCGACAGACTGATCTGTCCATGAAGCATCGCCATCATGGAGAGAACCAGATTGTGTCAGCCAATATACAGGACTTTATTCATCTAGAAGCAGGGCACTGCCATACTCACGTCCCACCCCAGAGGAGCTCACAATCACTACATATCATAGGAGGGCACCAAGTCATAGCAACCACAGGAGGCAATAGCTTACCAGAAATCGGTGGATTTCAGCCATTTCTGCATTACTCTGATGATGCACTTCTAATCTCAAACAAGGCCCAAAGTGGATGTCAGCCATAATGGCAAGTACGGTACCCCCTGTGAAACATTCCCTGTCCAATGAAGACCAGCTGTGTGCACAGgagaggtgataacttgctgatcagtaACAATCGGCAGGGCGGCAGTATTTATGCCTGTGACACAACAGAGCGTCAGTGCTGGACTGCCGCCTAGCAGGCCCCTCcatgcaggtcccagcagtcagacccttaCTGATCGGCAACTTACCACCTATCCTGAGGATATGtagtaaaggggttgtctagtgaaGAGAACTTAATTGTGCTAAAATGCAGCCAGAAATAGAGATAAAGAATTAAACTACAGTCAGAAGATGTCACAAAACCCAGAACTGCTCTTACATAGCCAAAACAAGGCAGTCTGATTATGTGGTCTGCTCTGGCGAGTGCACAGAGGCCACTGACTGCCAGCTTAGCCATTACCCAGAAAACCACATAAGGTGGGACAGCCAAGAAGAGCATGTCAGCCACACATCAGGTCCTAGAGCTCCGGCTGTACTCACACTGCCACCACAGGATGGGTCGGTCCTGGCACTGGTACTGCCACATACCAATGAGCATGCCAGCAGCACCATCACAGATGACTGACTCATCCACACACCACAGAACCTGCACATGACACTGAGCCGCGGGGTGGACTGAGTATGACAACATATGCTCGAGCAGCTGCTGCTGTGTCATCTTGCAGGCAATAAGTCTGGTGTGGACATACATGAGGCCGGAGACTGGGGCATGGTGATCCTCGTACATGTGACCAGACATGCAGAGTCCCATCCACATCTGTCACTAATATACGACGGTAATACAGTCCTTACACACAAGAACGGCCATAGGCTGAAGCCTGTTGCGGAAATATCTCCGACGGGTAGGAAACTACTACACACAATGGATTGGACGCTGTGGACCTTTTCTTTTTTAGCCATTTCTTGGTGACCATCGCCAGATGACATGCTCTCAGACAATATTTCTCATTCGTgcacaagaaaaaaagaaaaaaaaaaaaaaaaagaatatctaGAAGCATTAACAGTCCGAAGTAGTGGTAACATGGCGAGGTACAGTCACATTCTCCTCTAATCTCTATGCCATGACAGCAGCTTATATCATGCACAGCTCAGTGCCCGGTGCCACCCGCAGACTGTGCCAGGCATTGTGTGCCCTCCTAGAACCAGAAACAGCTGCAAGTGGACAAAAGTTATTCACTACAAGGTTTGCGCTGGAGCTGAAAGGGTAAAGCCATTTTTCACAAGGTTGCAAACCTGTTGGTCTGGAGTGTCATCACATACTGTAAGAGTTCCTGGAAAGAAAGGCATGTAAGCAGTAAGAAATGTGAAATGCTCCATACCTGTCATCCTCACCATCAACAGAGATAGGTAAACCAAATACGGGTAAGAGAGGGTTTGTTAGCGGGTCCGTGATAGGAACTTTCACAAAAGACTTCTCAGAAATCTGGGGGATTGGCGGCTGAGGTAGGGGTTCAGACTTTTTCCGGTCATCGATGTGACCAGCCGATGGCTGGCCTTGAAATTGGCCAATGGTGGACTGTGGCAGACTGGTATGTACAGTGCTTGTACCTTGCACAGGTGGAAGCCCAACTGTCGGGATCAAGCTGTTACTCCTACTGACAGAAGTATGGCTACTCAATGGAGACTGGGCAAAAGTCAAAGGAGCAATTGGCATAGTAACAGGGGTAGCCGAGCCACTACTTGTTATTCCAGAGCTGGGCACACCGTGGGACGTGCCAGGGGCCATGGGATGGTGGCCACCAGGAATGTTTGAGAGCGGACTACTTCCAGTCACTTGGTGCTGACTTAGGGAGCCACCAATATGAGCCGGATGGCTCTGGGCAGTCGGTGCACTGGACACAAGTCCCGATCCCGGACTCGCTGAGTCCCCAGGTTTCGGATGAAGTCCTACCACTTGCGCATGCTGGCCTGGAAGACTGGCTGGGGCCCCAGGACCTATGTGAGCAGATCCATGTGGTCCATAGTCAGCCTGGCCAGAGGCCTGCGTGCCCGGCATATGCCCCTGGGTGTAGGTGAACGGGCTGCCAGACACACTGCCGTGCTGCTGGCTGATGCCGCCTGGCGGTGCCTTGCCGTTGTGCCCGCTCTGGGCATGGATCTGCCCCATCATGTGCTGCGCTCCGGGGTACACTGCTCCCCCTGCAGGCTGCACAGGGTGCTGCTGGCCCGGCGGCAGCTGGGACCCCGCAGGCAGGGCAGTGTCAGACTCCGGGCCGTGGCCCGCATGCACCGAGCCCCCGGTCTGGCCCAGGCCGCTGTCCCGCTCCGCAGTGTGATCGTGGTGGCGGATGGAGTCCGCAGTCCTGGTGATCACGGAGCCGTCAGAGTCCCGGTCGTAGTACTCGGTGCACGTCCAGCGCCCCCGCCGGTACGGCTCTCCGGAGCCGTGGTCTAGTTTGATCACTCGGAAGCGAGAGCTGCAGGCGGCCGTGCCTGTGGCGGGCGAGGCCGGTAGTGCCGGGCCGGGCGCTGGGGGGCCTCCGCCCCGGGCCTCCTGCGGCACATTGGGGGACGTGGTGCCGGGGGTCTCGGCGTCCCCCACGTTGTTCAGCGTCTCCTCGGACGAGCTCCGCTCCACCACGTCCTCAGGCCCGTAGTCCGTGGCCCGGGACACATCGAAGATCTCGGAGGAGACGTCCTCGGTGCGGGACTCGTCGGGGTCGTCCAGGCTCTCGGTGTCCTCGGTGATGCTGCTGGCCGCCTGCGCCGTGGTCACGCTGGTGATCtggaagcagctcttcttcttagCCGGCATCTTGGACATGATGAGGGCAGAGCCGGGACGCGTCCCCGGGAGGCAGGAAGCGGCGTCCGCCGGGGTCAGCGCCTCACACTCCGGGCGAGAAGCGGCACAAGTCCCGGGGCCGCCCCTAGCGCAGCGCACTCATGTCTGCGGCCGCCGGGAAGGAGGAAGGCTCCGTGCTGCAGGCCCGGATAGGCCCGGCCTCCTGTCACCACAGTCCGGGGATGTACAGGCCGCTGGCTCCTACACACGGGACTGCCGGCTCCAGCC
Encoded here:
- the TSC22D2 gene encoding TSC22 domain family protein 2 isoform X1, with the protein product MSKMPAKKKSCFQITSVTTAQAASSITEDTESLDDPDESRTEDVSSEIFDVSRATDYGPEDVVERSSSEETLNNVGDAETPGTTSPNVPQEARGGGPPAPGPALPASPATGTAACSSRFRVIKLDHGSGEPYRRGRWTCTEYYDRDSDGSVITRTADSIRHHDHTAERDSGLGQTGGSVHAGHGPESDTALPAGSQLPPGQQHPVQPAGGAVYPGAQHMMGQIHAQSGHNGKAPPGGISQQHGSVSGSPFTYTQGHMPGTQASGQADYGPHGSAHIGPGAPASLPGQHAQVVGLHPKPGDSASPGSGLVSSAPTAQSHPAHIGGSLSQHQVTGSSPLSNIPGGHHPMAPGTSHGVPSSGITSSGSATPVTMPIAPLTFAQSPLSSHTSVSRSNSLIPTVGLPPVQGTSTVHTSLPQSTIGQFQGQPSAGHIDDRKKSEPLPQPPIPQISEKSFVKVPITDPLTNPLLPVFGLPISVDGEDDRNPSSAFYEAFQVKLRGPKRLGNSSTSANVVAIDNKIEQAMDLVKSHLMYAVREEVEVLKEQIKELIEKNSTLERENALLKTLSNSDQLSQLSTQVGLGTFQQPPPVTTAPHTAPQTAHPPQQPNVSSA
- the TSC22D2 gene encoding TSC22 domain family protein 2 isoform X2 produces the protein MSKMPAKKKSCFQITSVTTAQAASSITEDTESLDDPDESRTEDVSSEIFDVSRATDYGPEDVVERSSSEETLNNVGDAETPGTTSPNVPQEARGGGPPAPGPALPASPATGTAACSSRFRVIKLDHGSGEPYRRGRWTCTEYYDRDSDGSVITRTADSIRHHDHTAERDSGLGQTGGSVHAGHGPESDTALPAGSQLPPGQQHPVQPAGGAVYPGAQHMMGQIHAQSGHNGKAPPGGISQQHGSVSGSPFTYTQGHMPGTQASGQADYGPHGSAHIGPGAPASLPGQHAQVVGLHPKPGDSASPGSGLVSSAPTAQSHPAHIGGSLSQHQVTGSSPLSNIPGGHHPMAPGTSHGVPSSGITSSGSATPVTMPIAPLTFAQSPLSSHTSVSRSNSLIPTVGLPPVQGTSTVHTSLPQSTIGQFQGQPSAGHIDDRKKSEPLPQPPIPQISEKSFVKVPITDPLTNPLLPVFGLPISVDGEDDSSTSANVVAIDNKIEQAMDLVKSHLMYAVREEVEVLKEQIKELIEKNSTLERENALLKTLSNSDQLSQLSTQVGLGTFQQPPPVTTAPHTAPQTAHPPQQPNVSSA